The Tripterygium wilfordii isolate XIE 37 chromosome 17, ASM1340144v1, whole genome shotgun sequence genome has a window encoding:
- the LOC119981855 gene encoding uncharacterized protein LOC119981855: MNSSSSSSDDDDGRDWVADVLQGHPVRYHEAFRMPVEVFHALCGVLRDDYGLIGSDNVGILEMVAMFVSILGRAQANRDIHERFQHSGETISRLFHKVLLAVLKLSKDIAQPRGNSLHEMPRYIREHSKISYRICFKDCIGALDGTHISAIVRPENRQRYIGRKGVATQNVLAVCDFDMMYTYISAGWEGSAHDSRVLEHSLRVERMKFPKPPPGKYYLVNAGYTNKTDFLAPYKGERYHVPVFQNGAPTSGPREVFNKAHARLRNVIERTFGVTKKK; the protein is encoded by the exons ATGaattcaagttcaagttctagtgatgatgatgacg GCCGTGATTGGGTGGCAGATGTACTTCAAGGTCATCCAGTTCGTTATCATGAAGCATTTCGAATGCCGGTTGAGGTATTCCATGCTTTATGTGGAGTTTTACGGGATGATTACGGATTGATTGGTTCGGATAATGTTGGCATTCTGGAGATGGTAGCGATGTTCGTATCAATCTTGGGCCGTGCTCAAGCAAATAGGGATATACATGAGAGGTTTCAACACTCAGGGGAGACAATCAGTCGCCTTTTCCACAAGGTATTGCTAGCAGTATTGAAACTATCTAAGGATATCGCTCAACCAAGGGGCAACTCATTGCATGAAATGCCAAGGTATATAAGGGAGCATTCCAAAATTTCATATCGTATATGTTTCAAGGATTGCATTGGGGCACTGGATGGGACTCATATTTCGGCAATTGTCAGACCAGAAAATAGACAAAGATATATTGGGAGAAAAGGAGTTGCCACCCAGAATGTTTTAGCTGTGTGTGATTTTGACATGATGTACACTTATATATCGGCAGGATGGGAGGGATCGGCTCATGATAGTAGGGTACTGGAACATTCTCTGCGTGTTGAGCGTATGAAGTTCCCAAAACCGCCACCAG gaaaatatTACTTAGTTAATGCCGGATATACAAACAAGACAGACTTCCTCGCACCATACAAGGGCGAGAGGTATCATGTTCCTGTATTTCAAAATGGAGCACCCACTTCAGGACCACGTGAAGTATTCAATAAGGCACATGCTCGGCTAAGGAATGTCATCGAACGAACATTCGGAGTGACAAAGAAGAAATGA